From Amyelois transitella isolate CPQ chromosome 4, ilAmyTran1.1, whole genome shotgun sequence, one genomic window encodes:
- the LOC106141366 gene encoding cytochrome P450 6B5-like gives MLVPTILLIVLTILLLIYVIGKNNENYWRRRGIKFHDRNKVAGVFWDFLTTDKPLFEIVGDIYKQYRDEPAIGFGGFMTPTLLVNDSTNLQHVFQTDFHSFSQRGTEINKDDRLADNILFMNGNRWKLVRQSMTPIFTSAKLKNMFYIMDKSGKDFIDYLKKNPERLKGNAFESISTFCCAAIGAAVFGVVSESVFDSPFMDISRRVFRSTFVRKIKGSIVNLSPWLTKMLNIKLFSEHEDFFIGVVKKMIRQREQQEIGQKHDFVDMCVSLQRNGTLIDKDTGLELEPTDELLAAQAFFFYLAGIDPSAAAIFACLMELGRHPEHLQKVHDEIDMTFEKLNGQLTYESVMEMEYLEKVLCESLRVLPPVGFLVRQCNQDTVLPIGNIKIEKGTKIFAAVYEIHHDPKYFPDPEVFDPERFASKSAQDNIVYMPFGKGNRLCIGMRFARLQVKTGLIHFLRHFTVKTKIDGDKLQFAREIQVRPTNVEIEFIPRKMKDL, from the coding sequence ATGTTAGTTCCAACAATATTGCTTATTGTATTAACAATATTGTTGCTTATTTACGTTAtaggaaaaaataatgaaaactaTTGGAGGCGACGCGGGATCAAATTCCACGATAGAAATAAAGTGGCAGGTGTTTTTTGGGATTTCTTGACTACTGACAAACCATTGTTCGAAATAGTTGgagatatttacaaacaatatcGCGATGAACCGGCTATCGGTTTTGGCGGCTTCATGACTCCAACGCTACTAGTCAATGATTCAACGAACCTCCAACACGTATTCCAAACagattttcattcatttagtCAACGAGGGACCGAAATCAATAAGGACGATCGTTTGGCTGATAACATTCTGTTCATGAATGGTAACAGATGGAAACTAGTGAGGCAAAGTATGACACCAATCTTCACCAGCGCGAAACTGAAGAACATGTTCTACATTATGGACAAAAGTGGAAAAGATTTCATTGATTACCTGAAGAAGAATCCAGAAAGATTAAAGGGAAATGCTTTCGAATCTATATCAACATTTTGCTGCGCCGCCATCGGAGCTGCCGTTTTTGGTGTTGTCTCCGAATCAGTTTTCGATTCACCTTTTATGGATATATCTAGGAGAGTTTTCAGAAGTACATTCgtaagaaaaattaaagggTCAATTGTCAATTTAAGCCCGTGGTTAACCAAGATGCTGAACATCAAATTGTTTTCTGAGCATGAAGACTTTTTCATAGGTGTCGTTAAGAAAATGATTCGCCAACGTGAACAGCAAGAAATAGGTCAGAAACATGATTTTGTAGATATGTGCGTGAGTTTACAAAGGAATGGCACTTTAATAGATAAGGACACGGGATTGGAATTGGAACCTACAGATGAGTTGTTAGCAGCACAGgctttctttttctatttggcTGGAATCGACCCTAGTGCTGCGGCCATATTTGCCTGCTTAATGGAATTAGGTAGACATCCCGAACACCTTCAAAAAGTCCACGATGAAATAGATATGACTTTTGAGAAACTTAATGGTCAATTGACTTACGAGTCTGTCATGGAAATGGAGTATTTAGAAAAAGTCTTATGTGAAAGCTTACGGGTATTGCCTCCCGTCGGATTTTTAGTGAGACAATGTAATCAGGATACTGTGTTGCCTATAGGAAATATTAAGATTGAAAAAGGTACTAAAATATTTGCAGCAGTGTATGAAATTCACCACGACCCCAAATACTTTCCGGATCCAGAAGTGTTTGATCCGGAGAGATTTGCTTCGAAATCGGCTCAAGACAATATTGTATACATGCCATTTGGCAAAGGGAATAGGCTATGTATTGGAATGAGGTTTGCCCGTCTGCAAGTTAAAACTGGATTGATACATTTTCTTCGACATTTCACAGTGAAAACTAAGATAGATGGAGACAAACTCCAGTTTGCCAGGGAGATTCAAGTTAGACCAACTAATGTAGAAATCGAATTTATACCtagaaaaatgaaagatttgtaa